The following proteins are co-located in the Castanea sativa cultivar Marrone di Chiusa Pesio chromosome 8, ASM4071231v1 genome:
- the LOC142607863 gene encoding fasciclin-like arabinogalactan protein 11: MTKLTVFSFSLVLIFLFHCSKTIAQTPDILKILDKPGEFTVFIRLLKSTGMSDQLNGEVQKSTTGYTVFAPNDKAFSDLRSGTINSLTDLQKVQLIQFHILATGVTLSNFQTLSNPVPTQAGGTGKGEFPLNVTSSGKQVQLATGVVKATLGKTLYSDDNLVVYQVDKVLLPLDIFSGYEPTVSAPTESPPVATKVNESGAVSLILNGMWLYIGIAVNIAAFSL; this comes from the coding sequence ATGACTAAACTGACTGTCTTTTCCTTCTCACTTGTACTTATTTTTCTCTTCCATTGTTCCAAAACTATAGCCCAGACTCCCGATATCCTCAAAATCCTCGACAAGCCGGGTGAGTTCACCGTCTTTATCCGCCTCTTAAAGAGTACTGGAATGTCTGACCAACTCAACGGGGAGGTCCAGAAATCAACCACTGGCTATACTGTTTTTGCTCCAAACGATAAGGCATTTTCAGACCTTCGATCGGGCACTATAAATTCTCTCACTGACCTACAAAAGGTCCAACTTATACAGTTTCATATCTTAGCAACTGGTGTTACTCTGTCAAACTTCCAAACTTTGAGCAATCCAGTGCCGACCCAAGCCGGAGGTACAGGCAAAGGTGAGTTCCCACTGAATGTGACTTCTTCCGGCAAGCAAGTTCAGCTTGCCACTGGCGTTGTCAAGGCCACACTAGGCAAAACATTATACTCAGATGATAACTTGGTTGTTTATCAAGTGGACAAAGTGCTTCTTCCTCTGGATATTTTTAGTGGTTATGAGCCTACAGTATCGGCACCGACAGAAAGTCCTCCGGTTGCTACTAAAGTGAATGAGTCCGGTGCAGTGAGTCTCATCCTGAATGGAATGTGGTTGTACATTGGAATTGCTGTGAATATTGCAGCATTTTCTTTGTGA